A genomic segment from Gammaproteobacteria bacterium encodes:
- a CDS encoding ferredoxin family protein — protein sequence MTFVVGENCIKCKYTDCVEVCPVDCFHEGPNFLVIDPEECIDCTLCEPECPAEAIFAEDDVPEDQEEFTALNAELAKAWPVITEKKDAPPDADDWNGVKDKLQYLER from the coding sequence ATGACTTTTGTGGTTGGCGAAAACTGCATCAAATGCAAATACACCGATTGCGTGGAAGTGTGTCCCGTGGACTGCTTTCACGAAGGTCCGAACTTTTTGGTGATTGATCCCGAAGAATGCATCGATTGCACCCTGTGTGAGCCGGAGTGTCCCGCCGAGGCCATTTTCGCGGAAGACGACGTGCCCGAAGACCAGGAAGAATTCACCGCCCTCAATGCGGAGCTGGCCAAAGCGTGGCCGGTGATCACAGAAAAAAAAGACGCGCCGCCAGACGCCGACGACTGGAACGGGGTCAAGGACAAACTGCAATACCTTGAGCGCTGA